In Streptomyces asoensis, a single genomic region encodes these proteins:
- a CDS encoding SigB/SigF/SigG family RNA polymerase sigma factor: MRSTVRTKQHPHDDAPDTAESFERLAALPDGPQRRALKDELVRLWLPMAERIAVRFRGRGENLEDLYQVAALGLVKAVEHYDPERGRAFEAYAVPTITGEIKRHFRDHMWTLHVPRRVQDLRNRVRSSTKELAQTTPGRPPTIAEIAAHAQLTEDEVRTGAEALECFSALSLEAELPGTDGYALEDALGDPDPGYDTVVDRVAVAPCLKALPERERTILYLRFFAGMTQSRIAEELGISQMHVSRLLSACFARLREEIAADAK; the protein is encoded by the coding sequence ATGCGCAGCACCGTCAGAACCAAGCAGCACCCCCATGACGACGCCCCCGACACGGCCGAGTCCTTCGAACGGCTCGCCGCTCTGCCCGACGGCCCGCAGCGCCGGGCACTCAAGGACGAACTGGTCCGCCTGTGGCTGCCCATGGCCGAGCGGATCGCCGTCCGGTTCCGCGGACGCGGCGAGAACCTGGAGGACCTCTACCAGGTCGCCGCCCTGGGACTCGTCAAGGCCGTCGAACACTACGACCCCGAGCGCGGCCGCGCCTTCGAGGCGTACGCGGTCCCGACGATCACCGGTGAGATCAAGCGGCACTTCCGCGATCACATGTGGACCCTGCACGTGCCGCGCCGGGTCCAGGACCTGCGCAACCGGGTGCGCAGCTCCACGAAGGAACTGGCGCAGACGACCCCGGGGCGGCCCCCCACCATCGCCGAGATCGCGGCGCACGCGCAGCTGACCGAGGACGAGGTGCGCACCGGGGCGGAGGCGCTGGAGTGCTTCTCGGCGCTCTCCCTGGAGGCGGAACTGCCCGGCACCGACGGCTACGCCCTCGAGGACGCTCTCGGCGACCCCGATCCGGGTTACGACACCGTCGTCGACCGGGTCGCCGTGGCGCCCTGTCTGAAGGCCCTGCCGGAACGCGAACGGACGATCCTGTACCTGCGGTTCTTCGCGGGGATGACGCAGAGCCGGATAGCGGAGGAACTGGGCATCTCTCAGATGCACGTCTCACGGCTGCTCAGCGCCTGCTTCGCCCGGTTGCGCGAGGAGATCGCCGCCGACGCGAAGTGA